Genomic window (Stenotrophomonas maltophilia):
CCAGAACGGGAGTCGCCGGTTGCCTACCCGGCCGCGCTGCAACTCGATGAGCCCTGTGTGGCTGGATGCACCCACCACTCGCGAGTACGCCACACTCAGACCGTCTTCGGGCCCCTCCATGTACTGCAGGAAGCGGGTGCCGTCGAAAAGCAGGACGCCGGTGACACCGGCACTGCGGTTGAAGCGGGCGGCATCATCGACCAGATCGTCCAGCTTTCCGCTGCCCAGACCGAACGGATCACCCGCAACGGCTGGGCCCGCTTCGCTGACGTATGCGACTGCCCTGATCGGCATTGGCTGCTCCTGTAGCGAATCCCCCCAGATTCCGTGCCGCTAGGATAGGCCACCTGCGCCCCGCAGTTGTTCCGATCATGTGCATTTTGTGAATCAGTTGGTTTCAAACTGACAAGCGGCATGCAGGACGCCTACTCCCCCAATGCCATGGATCGTTTACGCTTGGGAAAGATGACTTGAGAGCGCCCCATGCCCAATACCGGCCTTTTCCATGTTCTGGAGCTGGACGCTGTTTCCGGCGTGCAGGGTATTGAGTGCGTCAGGTCCATTCGCGTGCGCTGCAACACCTGCGGCGGGATTACGCAATTGTCGGGGGACGCGTTGGGGGCGGTGCACGGTGGAACGACGTTGGTATGCGGTACGTGCGCATCGCGCCAGACGGTCAGCAACGCGCGGCTGGTCGAATGCGATCATGTCTTGCCCGGTAGCGCGCAGGCACCCGACGCGTAGGCGCGGGCTACGGGCCTACCTGCGCCCATCGCGCGAGATTCTGATTCACTTCCGCGATACCGGCCCATGGGTCCTTGCGGCGCCGCTTGAGCTTTGCTGGCACGTCCTTGATCGTAAACACGTCCGCGCGATGGAGTTTCGCCAGATCGCCCCAGGCGATCGGCAGTGCGACGGGCGCCCCCGGTCTGGCCCGCAGCGAATAGGACGCGACTGCCGTTGCACCGCGCCCGTTGCGTAGATAGTCGACGAAGATCCGCTTGTTGCGGAGGCTTTTGGTGGCCGTTGCGAGGAATCGCTGGGGCTCGGATTGCGCCAGCGCTTCGGCGAAACCCTTCGCAAAGCGCTTGGTCAGGTCCCAATCGCATCCGGGGTTGAGAGGTACGACCACATGCAGGCCCTTGCCGCCGGACACACGCAGGAATGATTCCAGTTCCAGCTGCGCCAGCAGTTCGCGGATATCGGTTGCTGCTTTCTTGACTTCAGCAAAGGGAACGTCCGGCCCTGGATCCAGATCAAACACGACCCGGTCGGCCTGGTCGGGCGCTTCGGCGTGGCTGCCCCAGGGATGGAATTCCAACGCGTTGAACTGCACCAGTTCAAGCAGACTGGCTGCGTCGCGCACCACCAGGTAGTGGGCGTTGATGCCACCTTCTTCCTTCAGCCTTACCGAATCGACCAGCTCCAGCCCGGCCGTATGGTGTTTCTGGAAAAAGCAGGGTTTTGCGGTACCACTGGGGCACCGGATGATCGACAGCGGACGATCGACCACTTCGGGCAGGAGGTGCTCCATTACTGCTATGTAGTAGTCCCATACCTCCTGCTTGGTGTAGCCATCGCCAGGAAACAGGATCTTGCCGGGGGACGACAGCGCGGGCGGTGTGCGGTCGGTAGCGGGTGACTTTTTCGCATCGCGCGCAGGACGCGTGGGTGCGGGCTTTCCACCAGAGGCCATGGCCGGCCCGGAGCGATCGGAATCTGCTAGATCGGCGATGCCCTTGTCCGCCCGTACCGCCTTCAGCGACGCCTGGCGCAACAGCTTCTGCCCGCCTATCCCGCGATAGAAAACCTCCACCACGAAACGCGGTGGGAACCAGGTCGCGGCGCGAAGGTCGGTGTCCTGGGTGGGCACGTGCGCCGTCGGCTTGCGTCTGCCGCCGCCTTCGATGCGCCTGCTGACTTCGCCGATCAGTTCGTCCGAGAACCCGGACCCGACGCGGCCGACGTAGAGCCAGCCGTGTTTCGGGTCTGGCCTCGCCAGCAGCAGCGAGCCGAACCCGGTGCGGCTGCCTTTCGGTGCGGTGTATCCCACCACCGCGAACTCGTCGCTGGCCAGCTGCTTCGTCTTGCGCCAGTCCTCGCTGCGGCCGCTGTGGTAGCTGCGATCGGCGCGCTTGGAAATGATGCCCTCGAAGTGCTGCTCACCGGCCAGGCGATAGGCCTCGTCGCCATCCCCCTGTACATGTGAACTGAACGCCAATGGCCTGCCCTGCCCCTCCAGCACGGATTGCAGCAGGGCCTTGCGTTCCAGCAAGGGCGCATCGGCTACGTCCACGCCATCAACATGCAGCAGATCGAACAATGCATACGTCAGGACGCCCTGCCGCTCGCCGGAGAGCGTGGCCTGCAGCAGGTTGAAGTCTTCCCTAGTGCCGGCGCCGGCGATCAGTTCGCCGTCCAGTGCTGCCGAGGTGAGGCCCAGTGCCGCGATCGCGTCACGTACTTCAGGGAGCTTGCCGGTCCATTCCAGCGCGTTCCGCGACCACAGCCGCACGTTGCCCTCGGCCACCGTAGCAAGGATGCGGTACCCATCCCATTTGATCTCATGCACCCACTGCCCGCCCTGGGGCGGCGCTTCGCCCAGCTTGGCCAACTGCGGTTCAAACGGCCCGGACGGCGCTGCCGCCACTTTCGCCTTGCTGAGCGCCAGGGCCTTCTTCGCCCAGTTCTTTCGTCGGGTGCGTGTGGCGGGTACGACCGTAAGTTTCTTTTTCGCGGCCTTTCCGGCCCCGGCACGCTTCAGGTCCTCCGGGGGCGCTACAGCAACATCCGCCAGTAGATCGTCTGCCTCGATATCGCTGGCAAATTCATCGTCGTCCTTGAACAGCAGCCACTGTGGCTGGCGCGCTGGCTTGCCGGAACGGACCAGGTGCCATCCACCCTTGAGCTTGGCGCCGAACAGCTCGAAGCGTAGATGGCCCTTGGCGAGCTGGGCTTCCGGGTCGCCCTGCGTGGCCCACACACCGTGGTCGAACCGGGCGACATGTCCGCCGCCATACTGGCCTTTGGGAATCTCGCCTTCAAAAGTTGCGTAATCGACGGGATGATCCTCCACCTCCACCGCCATGCGCTTGACCTTGGGGTCGTAGCTGGGGCCTTTGGGAACGGCCCAGCTCTTCAGCGCGTCACCCACCTGCAGACGGAAGTCGTAGTGCCTGCGGCTGGCATGGTGCAACTGCACCACGAAAATGGCGCGTTGGCCTTCTGGCAGCGCCTTGCCCGGTTCGGGCTCCTTCGTCTGGTCAAAACGACGCTTGCGGCGGTACTCGACCAGTGACATGGCAGCTCCGCGCTACTTTCCCAGGTGCTTGCGTACAGCAACGGCGGTGGGCCCGACTTTGGCGACTGCGGCCCGAAGTTCCTCAGCGGACACACCCAGCGCCGTGGTCCAGTACTGCAGTTCATAGTCTTCGTTGACGTTGATACGATCCCGGTCCGGGCTGCCGGTGTTCTTCTTGTCATCGCTCATGGGAGTCTCCACGCGTGATCGGGCGTGAAGTGACCGTACTGGCCGATCCATGGGCACCAGGCGATGCCACCGTGAAGCCATGGCGAAGGCCTGCCGGCATCGGGACTACGGCAGGCAGGCGACAGACGCCACCTCGTGAAGACAACGCGCAGAGTTCGCGTTGGCGTTCACATGCCGCCTTCACCTGGCCCCCGCCTGATCGCAACCGGGCGCGACCTACTCTAAGTGCTCCATTCACAGCGGAGCCCAGCATGGCTATCAAGACGGCGGAAGACCTGTTCATCCACGAACTCTCGGACATCTACAGCGCCGAGAAGCAGCTGACCAAGGCCCTCCCGCGCCTGGCCCGTGCGGCCGAGAACCCGGACCTGGCCACGGCGTTTGAAACGCACCTGGAAGAAACCCAGGGCCAGATCGAGCGCATCGACCAGGTTGTGGAGATCCTGGGCATTCGCCTGAAGCGCATCAAGTGCGCGGCGATGGAGGGCCTGGTGGAGGAAGGCAAGGAAGTGATCGACAGCATCGACAAGGGCCCTGTGCGCGATGCCGCCCTGATCGGTGGCGCACAGAAGGTCGAGCATTACGAGATTGCGTCCTACGGCACCATCGCCGCGCTGGCCAAGCAACTGGGCTACAAGGACGCCCTGCCGCTGCTGCTGGAGACGCTTGAGGAAGAGAAGGCCACCGACGAGAAGCTCACCCTGCTGGCCAAGGGCGGCGGCAATGCCAAGGCAGCGCAGGCCGCCTGATCGACGCGCCCCGGAACCCGGCTGCCACGGACGGCAGCCTCAGGGCCCGTACAGCACTTGATCATTGGGGCAGAAGAACGTGCGTCGCCGCGTGGTCCCCATGTAGAGCTTGCTGATCGGGCCACCGCACACGGGACAGATCTTCTTCGTGTGCACCTGCCAATGCTTCTTCAGCTCAAAGCAGCGCTTCCATTCCAGGAAATCGAAGCTGTAGGCGCGGGCCTGCTCGATCAGCGCGGTAAGCCTGCGTGGCGGCAGGTCGCCCAATCGGGTGGCGGGATGCACGCCTATCCGGAACAGAACCTCGTTCTTGATGATGTTGCCGACGCCGGCGAAGACCGTCTGGTCCAGAAGCGCATCGCAGGCAAGGACGTCCGGCATGGTTTTCAGCTTGCGCCTGGCCAGCTTCGGATCCCAGGCATCGTTCATCACGTCCGCCCGCCAATCGTAGATGTCGTCCAGAGGCTGGTCGATCAGGCGCACAGAACACGCATAGAAGTTCAGCTCACCGTTGTCGAACACCAGCGATACCCGCGCCGGGGCTGGCTTCCGCTCGTCGATGCGCCAGCTGCCGAACATCATCAGGTGGATGCGCAGCGTGTGATGGCTGAATTCCAGCAGGAAGTGCTTGCCCCAACTGCGGACCGCCTTGACGCTTCGGCCCTGCAGCGGCGACAGGTCGATGCGGCTGTTCCCGGAGACGGTGCGGACCACGTGCCCCTTGAAATGGCTCGCTGCCTCGCGCAGCAGGACGATCGAAGGGCCTTCAGGCATGTTCGTTCTCCTGCAGCAGCGCCTGCAGGTGCAGGGCATTGCCGGTGGCGTGACCCAGCGCGGTATTGTCCAGTACGAACCAGGCGGGTCGTTGCGCGTCGGCCTCGGCCAGCAGCTGCCGCGCAAGGTGGGCAAGGGTCGGCTCGTCGTAGGCACTGCGATAGATCTGCGGCTGGCCGTGCCAGCGCCAGTAGCTCCACGTGCGATCACCGCCGGGAATCGCTGCCGCCGGCACACGTGCCGGATCTGCGGCAACCCGTGCAATGCCATGCGCGCTCAGCAGCGCATCCACGTCCGCCGTAAACCAACTCGGATGGCGCGGCTCGCACGCTACATCGGCCTGCGTGCGCGCGCGCAGGCCCCGCAGGAAGGCTCCGGCCGTGACCGTGTCGTACACCAGGCTGGGCGGCAACTGCAGCAGCAACGGACCGAGCTTTCCACCCAGCTCCAGCG
Coding sequences:
- a CDS encoding DNA-formamidopyrimidine glycosylase family protein; its protein translation is MPEGPSIVLLREAASHFKGHVVRTVSGNSRIDLSPLQGRSVKAVRSWGKHFLLEFSHHTLRIHLMMFGSWRIDERKPAPARVSLVFDNGELNFYACSVRLIDQPLDDIYDWRADVMNDAWDPKLARRKLKTMPDVLACDALLDQTVFAGVGNIIKNEVLFRIGVHPATRLGDLPPRRLTALIEQARAYSFDFLEWKRCFELKKHWQVHTKKICPVCGGPISKLYMGTTRRRTFFCPNDQVLYGP
- a CDS encoding DUF3606 domain-containing protein translates to MSDDKKNTGSPDRDRINVNEDYELQYWTTALGVSAEELRAAVAKVGPTAVAVRKHLGK
- a CDS encoding DUF72 domain-containing protein, with translation MMSSAAPGVPELLRVGCAGWSLSRSDREAFGAGDSVLQRYATRLPMVEINSSFYRPHQAKTYARWAASVPEGFRFAVKLPREISHERRLRDAMQPLERFLEGALELGGKLGPLLLQLPPSLVYDTVTAGAFLRGLRARTQADVACEPRHPSWFTADVDALLSAHGIARVAADPARVPAAAIPGGDRTWSYWRWHGQPQIYRSAYDEPTLAHLARQLLAEADAQRPAWFVLDNTALGHATGNALHLQALLQENEHA
- a CDS encoding ferritin-like domain-containing protein; amino-acid sequence: MAIKTAEDLFIHELSDIYSAEKQLTKALPRLARAAENPDLATAFETHLEETQGQIERIDQVVEILGIRLKRIKCAAMEGLVEEGKEVIDSIDKGPVRDAALIGGAQKVEHYEIASYGTIAALAKQLGYKDALPLLLETLEEEKATDEKLTLLAKGGGNAKAAQAA
- a CDS encoding BLUF domain-containing protein translates to MPIRAVAYVSEAGPAVAGDPFGLGSGKLDDLVDDAARFNRSAGVTGVLLFDGTRFLQYMEGPEDGLSVAYSRVVGASSHTGLIELQRGRVGNRRLPFWPMRWLPTQPEELKRLACADWAGFAQHSGDDAPIETAMDVLARLVEPYAVAA
- the ligD gene encoding DNA ligase D gives rise to the protein MSLVEYRRKRRFDQTKEPEPGKALPEGQRAIFVVQLHHASRRHYDFRLQVGDALKSWAVPKGPSYDPKVKRMAVEVEDHPVDYATFEGEIPKGQYGGGHVARFDHGVWATQGDPEAQLAKGHLRFELFGAKLKGGWHLVRSGKPARQPQWLLFKDDDEFASDIEADDLLADVAVAPPEDLKRAGAGKAAKKKLTVVPATRTRRKNWAKKALALSKAKVAAAPSGPFEPQLAKLGEAPPQGGQWVHEIKWDGYRILATVAEGNVRLWSRNALEWTGKLPEVRDAIAALGLTSAALDGELIAGAGTREDFNLLQATLSGERQGVLTYALFDLLHVDGVDVADAPLLERKALLQSVLEGQGRPLAFSSHVQGDGDEAYRLAGEQHFEGIISKRADRSYHSGRSEDWRKTKQLASDEFAVVGYTAPKGSRTGFGSLLLARPDPKHGWLYVGRVGSGFSDELIGEVSRRIEGGGRRKPTAHVPTQDTDLRAATWFPPRFVVEVFYRGIGGQKLLRQASLKAVRADKGIADLADSDRSGPAMASGGKPAPTRPARDAKKSPATDRTPPALSSPGKILFPGDGYTKQEVWDYYIAVMEHLLPEVVDRPLSIIRCPSGTAKPCFFQKHHTAGLELVDSVRLKEEGGINAHYLVVRDAASLLELVQFNALEFHPWGSHAEAPDQADRVVFDLDPGPDVPFAEVKKAATDIRELLAQLELESFLRVSGGKGLHVVVPLNPGCDWDLTKRFAKGFAEALAQSEPQRFLATATKSLRNKRIFVDYLRNGRGATAVASYSLRARPGAPVALPIAWGDLAKLHRADVFTIKDVPAKLKRRRKDPWAGIAEVNQNLARWAQVGP